The Sphingopyxis fribergensis DNA segment TATCGGCGGTCGTGACGTTGACCGGGGTCGACTGTTCGAGGTTCGGGTTGCGGATCAGCGAGCCGGTGACGACGATTTCCGACTGAGCGGCACCTTCTTCGGCGGCGTCCTGCGCAAAGGCAGGAGCCGAAACCAGGGCGACGCTCAATACGAGCGGCGCAGCGCCTAGTCTCAGCTTGGAATATTGGGTTTTCTTCACAGTGCAGTCCCTTGCTACTGGTGGATTGAAATTACCCGGACCCCCCGCGCGACAGACCAAAGCCGACGCGCACAGATGCCCCGATAGCGTGGGGGGATGTAACTTCGTTCATGTCGAGTAAAGCGAATTCCCGGCGCTATCGGCGGTTTCGCGAGCCATTGTGACGTATTTGCAACAAGTGTGGGAATCCACGAAATACAATATGCTGCAGCGCGTCATTTGCGACATATTGTTTCAATGGTTACGATTTCGCTCTTGGCGAGCGGACATTAGCGGCCGATCGGCCCCGCTAGCTTGCCCGGGTCGAGACGCGCATCGCGCCACTTCAGCCCCCAGTGCATATGCGGCCCTGTCGCGCGGCCCGTCCGCCCCACCGTGCCGAGTTTCTGTCCCTGCACGACCCGGTCGCCGACCTTCACGTCGAGCCGCTGGCAATGCAGAAAGGCGCTCGACAGACCCATGCCATGATCGACGATCAGCAGATTGCCCTCAAGCGTGAAGGGCGCGCTCGCCGCGAGCACGACGACGCCGTCGGCGGGCGCGACGAAAGGCGTGCCCGCGGGGACCGCGACGTCGGTTCCGCTATGATAGGTGCCGGGCTTGCCCTGATAGACGCGCTGCGACCCGAAGAAGCCCGACAGCCGCCCCGTGACCGGCCAGCGGAATGTCTGCCGCCAGCCGTCGGAGGCGACCTGCATATTCCGCGCCGCCGCGATCTGCGCCAGTTCGGCGGGGCGGCGGCGCTGGAATTCGGCGTCGCTCGCCGCGCTGCCGCGATAGGGGGCGTTGATATGCTCGAGCCGCCAACTGCCCGCCGCAACGATGATCGGTCGCTCCACCGTCCGTCCGTCGCCGAGCGTCGCGACCAACCGCGCGCTTGTCCCGGCGTCGCGGTCGAAGGCGATCAGGAAACGCCCGTCGGCAGCGACCGGAATCGTCTGGCCGTCGAGAGCGAGCGTGCGGGTGTCGCTGGGCGCCTGCCCGGTCATAACGGCGCCCTGTTCGGCAAGTCCGGTCAGCGTGAAGTCCGCGCGAACCGGCGCACGCGGGGGCGCGGGCGGCGTAACAGGTTGAACGACCGGTCGCGGCGCGGGCCTTGCATCGCCGTCGGCGGCCGGAACGCAGCCCGCGGCAAAGATCAGGAACGCGAGCGCCGCCCCGTGCTGCGGCCAATCCGTCGCAAACCTCATGCCTTGCGCGCGGCGTCCAGTTCGGCCTGCACCGATATTTCCGCGGTGGCATAGGGTTCCTGCCGCGCGACCGACCAGTAACGTAGCTCGTCGAGCCCGATCGGCGCGCCGCTCACCGCGCACAGCACATGGTCGCCGGGCGCGAGGACGCGAAACCCGTTCGGTCCATATTGCAGGCGGGCAAGGCGGTTGCGGCTGGCGATCAACATGATTCTCTATCCATTCGGCGGGATGTGCTGATCGCGACTATAACAGCATCGCGCGGCGCGGCCACCCCCCCGTCCCTTGGGCGACCTCAGAAAAGCTCGCCCTGCCCCCGTTTGGGCGCCGCGGGCGACGCTTTCCGCACGGGCTTGGGTGTTGGCGGCGTATCGCTGCCCGCGACCTCGACCGGCACCTCGCCATCGGCGAATTGCAGCTGCAAATGCCCGGCAGCGCGGGCCTTGGCGGCGGTCGTGACGATCGCGCCGCCGCTATCGCGCACCATCGCATAGCCGCGCGACAGCAGCGCGCGCGGATCGAGGCTGTCGAGCAATCGCCCCAGCCCTTCGAGCAATGCCCGGTCGCGGTCCCAGCGCCGCGCAAGCAAGCCGGGGCGCAGCGCGGCTCCCCGCGTCGCGAGTCGCTCCGAAATCACCGCCAGCCGGTGGCGCTGGCTGCGGTCGAGCCGGTCGCCTGCATCGTCGAGCCGCTGGCGCTGCGGCGCATAAAGCGCATCGCGTTTCGGCAAGTGCCGCGCCAGCGCGGTAAGCCGCTCGCCCGCCAGCGCCTGATGCCGGTTCGCCGCGCCGATGATGCGGCCGTTCCATGTCGCGAGCTGCGCCTGCAATTCGGCGCGAACCGGCACCGCCATCTCGGCCGCGGCGGTC contains these protein-coding regions:
- a CDS encoding DUF2093 domain-containing protein; amino-acid sequence: MLIASRNRLARLQYGPNGFRVLAPGDHVLCAVSGAPIGLDELRYWSVARQEPYATAEISVQAELDAARKA
- a CDS encoding M23 family metallopeptidase, whose protein sequence is MRFATDWPQHGAALAFLIFAAGCVPAADGDARPAPRPVVQPVTPPAPPRAPVRADFTLTGLAEQGAVMTGQAPSDTRTLALDGQTIPVAADGRFLIAFDRDAGTSARLVATLGDGRTVERPIIVAAGSWRLEHINAPYRGSAASDAEFQRRRPAELAQIAAARNMQVASDGWRQTFRWPVTGRLSGFFGSQRVYQGKPGTYHSGTDVAVPAGTPFVAPADGVVVLAASAPFTLEGNLLIVDHGMGLSSAFLHCQRLDVKVGDRVVQGQKLGTVGRTGRATGPHMHWGLKWRDARLDPGKLAGPIGR